A region of the Candidatus Zixiibacteriota bacterium genome:
CTCGGACTGATTCCAGCCGATGAATCTTCTGATATTTGGTTGCATGCCTCATCGGTTGGAGAAGTGAAGGTCATATCCTACTTACTGCAATACCTTCGTGATAAAAAACCCGCATTGCGAATGCGCCTCACGGTAATGACCGACGCTGGATTCAAAGTAGCCCAACAACTCGATATCCCCGGCCTGGCCGTTGGCTTCCTTCCGCTTGACAGTCTCCCGACCGTTCGAAGAAGCATGCAGGCGATCAATCCAGCAGTGCTGGTTATTGCTGAGACGGAGATATGGCCTAATCTAATAATGGAGGCTGACCGCCGATCCGTCCCGCAGATTCTAGTTAATGGTCGTATGACAGAACGGGCCTTCCGGCGATACAATCGGGCTACGGGATTCATGCGACACCTGCTGAGCCGATATGACCACTTCTTCTTCAAAACAGACGAGGATGCCAGTCGTTATCGGCAATTGGGAGTCGCGGATGAGAAGTCGATTGTTGCAGGTGATATGAAATTTGACGCTCCTCTGCTTCCTCGTTCGGAAGGCCGACGAGCAGAGATTAGATATCGCCTCGGAGTTAGCCCACAGGATTTTCTGATAGTAGCCGGTTCTACAAGGAAAGGAGAAGAGGCACTTCTCCTTGAAGCATTCGCAACCCGATTATCCGCTGATGGTTCGGCTGGGCTGCGACTGGTAATGGCGCCTCGACATTTGGAGCGTATCGACGACGTCAAACAAATGTGTATTGATGCCGGAGTTCGATATGCCATCTACGGCGATTCCGACGTGCAGGCTCAAGTCATATTGATCAATCAGATGGGAGTACTCAGCGATCTATATATGGCTTCTGATATTTGTTTTGTAGGTGGGACGCTGGTGGATATCGGCGGCCATAATGTGCTCGAACCGGTCTGGGCTGGTTCGCCGGTTCTCTTCGGTCCGCATGTGAGTAACGTTCTGGAGGCAGCCACTTATATTCTCAGCAACAACTATGGTGCTCAGGTCTCTACTGGTTCCGAGTTAGCTGAAGTCGTTGCTCATGTTCAAGCGGGGGAGACCAGGTTTACGATTAAAAGCGACGACGCACGACCCGACTCGGCAACAGCACGAGCGGGTGACTACATTCTTGGCAGGTTGAGCGATGTTTGAACGATGGTGGAAAGCATACCTTAGACGCCCGGATTTGTCTGGATGGTCGCTACTGGTTCCATTATTCTGGTTGGCTTCGGCTATCTATCGAGTGGCTTCACGACTGCACAGGGTGTGGCCGCGCACTGTCATGAGGGTGAGTATCCCAATCATCTCCGTCGGTAACATCACTGTTGGCGGGACGGGCAAGACTCCGGTGGTGGCGATGCTGGCACGCTCATTTATCGAAGAAGGTTTCCAGGTCGGTATCATATCCTCCGGTTGGGGGCGCCATTCTGATGACGCCGTTCTTGAGCCGGGTTACAAGATGTCGAAGTTATCGGTCGAGCTGACCGGGGATGAAGTCAAGCTACTCGCTATGCTTCTTCCAGAGGCGATTTTCTCCGTGGATAGTTCCAAGACTATTGCCGCAGAGCGATTGGCCGAGCATGGTGGGATTGATTTGATGATTGTCGATGACGGTTTCCAGCATTTTGGGCTGGCCCGTGATGTTGACATCGTTACCTACGATGCCGCCGTTGAATCTCGCCGCCTTAAGACTTTTCCGATCGGTGTTCTCCGGGAGCCATTGACAGGCTTGAAACGGGCTGACATCATCCTGATAACACGTGCCAATTTCGCTGAGGATATCACACAATTGCGGCAGAAGCTTACCCGGATCAACCCCGGGGCGGATATGTATCATGCCCAGTTTTTCGCACCGGAACTGGTAGGGAGTGAACGACGGTATCCCATCAAGTACCTTGATGACAAATCAGTATTTCTGTTTGCTGGAATCGGGAATTTTATACCGTTGCGCAGACAACTTGATGCTCTGGCCGGTGATCTTGATGAAGCGATGGAGCTGTCAGATCACCAGGTTTATACGCCTGAGTTGCTCTCAGAGATCAAGCGGCGGGCCGACAGTTGTGGCTCGGATGTAATTGTCACTACCGGCAAAGACTGGGTCAAATTGGGAAGCTTTGATTTCGGACGGGAAATATACTATCTTGGGCAGTCAATAGACCTTGATCCGGGTGAGGAAAAATTGACAACTTTGTTACGTGACAAGTTGAATCTTCAGAAGCGAGGCCGTTGATGGAACGCCAGTATGATTTTCTTGTGGCCGGTACCGGAATCGCAGGATTGTTCTATGCGCTTGAGGTTGCCCGGCTAAACCCGGGGGTGCGAATA
Encoded here:
- the lpxK gene encoding tetraacyldisaccharide 4'-kinase translates to MFERWWKAYLRRPDLSGWSLLVPLFWLASAIYRVASRLHRVWPRTVMRVSIPIISVGNITVGGTGKTPVVAMLARSFIEEGFQVGIISSGWGRHSDDAVLEPGYKMSKLSVELTGDEVKLLAMLLPEAIFSVDSSKTIAAERLAEHGGIDLMIVDDGFQHFGLARDVDIVTYDAAVESRRLKTFPIGVLREPLTGLKRADIILITRANFAEDITQLRQKLTRINPGADMYHAQFFAPELVGSERRYPIKYLDDKSVFLFAGIGNFIPLRRQLDALAGDLDEAMELSDHQVYTPELLSEIKRRADSCGSDVIVTTGKDWVKLGSFDFGREIYYLGQSIDLDPGEEKLTTLLRDKLNLQKRGR